From a region of the Streptomyces sp. NBC_00102 genome:
- the hpnC gene encoding squalene synthase HpnC produces MTRTHQAPPPVATLDKAADENFPVAPFFLPRAWRDDLMAVYGYARLVDDIGDGDLAPGGADARHLGLDPGDDRLAMLDAFEADLRRVFSTDGDDPHHPLLRALRPTVRRCALTPEPFLGLIEANRQDQKVRRYADFDELLAYCELSANPVGRLVLAITGTTSPERVRRSDAVCTALQIAEHLQDVAEDLGRDRIYLPADDMARFHVTEADLAAPTAGASLRALIAWEAERARELLGEGVPLVGSVNGRLRLLLAGFVAGGRAALDAITAAGFDVLPGPPKPTKPSLLRHVGVVLRSARREG; encoded by the coding sequence GTGACCCGTACCCACCAGGCGCCGCCCCCGGTCGCCACGCTCGACAAGGCCGCGGACGAGAACTTCCCCGTGGCTCCCTTCTTTCTGCCCCGCGCCTGGCGCGACGACCTGATGGCGGTCTACGGATACGCCCGGCTCGTCGACGACATCGGCGACGGCGACCTCGCCCCTGGCGGTGCCGACGCCCGCCACCTGGGCCTGGACCCCGGCGACGACCGGCTCGCCATGCTCGACGCCTTCGAAGCGGATCTGCGGCGCGTCTTCTCGACCGACGGGGACGACCCGCACCACCCCCTGCTGCGCGCCCTGCGCCCCACCGTGCGCCGGTGCGCGCTCACCCCCGAGCCGTTCCTCGGACTGATCGAGGCCAACCGGCAGGACCAGAAGGTCCGCCGCTACGCCGATTTCGACGAGCTCCTCGCGTACTGCGAACTCTCCGCCAACCCCGTCGGCCGGCTGGTTCTCGCCATCACCGGGACCACCAGCCCGGAGCGGGTACGCCGCTCGGACGCCGTCTGCACCGCGCTGCAGATCGCCGAGCACCTCCAGGACGTCGCCGAGGACCTCGGCCGCGACCGGATCTACCTGCCCGCCGACGACATGGCGCGCTTCCACGTGACCGAGGCCGACCTGGCCGCGCCGACCGCCGGCGCGTCGCTGCGGGCCCTGATCGCCTGGGAAGCGGAACGCGCCCGGGAACTGCTGGGTGAGGGCGTCCCCCTGGTGGGTAGCGTCAACGGCAGACTCCGGCTGCTGCTCGCCGGATTCGTCGCCGGAGGGCGGGCCGCCCTCGACGCGATCACGGCGGCCGGCTTCGACGTACTGCCCGGACCGCCCAAGCCCACGAAGCCCAGCCTGCTGCGGCACGTGGGAGTTGTCTTGCGAAGTGCGCGAAGAGAGGGATGA
- the hpnD gene encoding presqualene diphosphate synthase HpnD, which translates to MTPKVEGQTTSMSAPVAAAYSYCEAVTGQQARNFAYGIRLLPSEKRQAMSALYAFSRRVDDIGDGELDPGTKKTRLESTRELLGRVRDGKVEEDDTDPVAVALADAARRFPLPLGGLDELIDGVLMDVRGATYETWDDLKTYCRCVAGAIGRLSLGVFGTEPGAPGADRAAEYADTLGLALQLTNILRDVREDAGNGRTYLPADDLAKFGCSEGFHRSTPPAGSDFAGLIHFEVRRARALFAEGYRLLPMLDRRSGACVAAMAGIYRRLLDRIERDPGAVLRGRVSLPGHEKAYVAVRGLSGLDARHVSRLTRTGRP; encoded by the coding sequence ATGACTCCGAAAGTGGAGGGACAGACGACGTCCATGTCGGCACCGGTGGCGGCTGCGTACAGCTACTGCGAGGCCGTCACGGGTCAGCAGGCACGTAACTTCGCCTACGGCATCAGACTGCTGCCGTCCGAGAAGCGGCAGGCGATGTCCGCGCTGTACGCCTTCTCGCGCAGGGTCGACGACATCGGTGACGGCGAACTCGACCCCGGGACGAAGAAGACACGGCTGGAGAGCACCCGCGAGCTGCTCGGCAGGGTCCGCGACGGCAAGGTCGAGGAGGACGACACCGACCCGGTGGCCGTCGCGCTCGCCGACGCCGCCCGGCGCTTCCCGCTGCCGCTCGGCGGACTCGACGAGCTGATCGACGGCGTGCTCATGGACGTGCGCGGAGCGACGTACGAGACCTGGGACGACCTGAAGACCTACTGCCGCTGCGTCGCCGGAGCCATCGGCCGCCTCAGCCTCGGCGTCTTCGGCACGGAGCCCGGCGCGCCCGGAGCCGACCGCGCCGCCGAGTACGCCGACACGCTCGGGCTCGCCCTCCAGCTCACCAACATCCTGCGCGACGTGCGCGAGGACGCCGGCAACGGCCGTACCTACCTGCCCGCCGACGACCTCGCCAAGTTCGGCTGCTCCGAGGGCTTCCACCGGTCCACCCCGCCGGCCGGCTCCGACTTCGCGGGCCTCATCCACTTCGAGGTCCGCAGGGCCCGCGCCCTCTTCGCCGAGGGCTACCGGCTGCTCCCGATGCTGGACCGCCGCAGCGGCGCCTGCGTCGCCGCGATGGCCGGGATCTACCGCCGCCTCCTGGACCGCATCGAGCGCGACCCCGGGGCCGTCCTGCGCGGCCGGGTCTCCCTGCCCGGCCACGAGAAGGCGTACGTCGCGGTCCGCGGTCTCTCCGGACTCGACGCGCGTCACGTCTCGCGCCTGACCCGGACGGGCCGCCCGTGA
- the hpnE gene encoding hydroxysqualene dehydroxylase HpnE — translation MTGTAPLPARAVVVGGGLAGITSALRLADAGLDVTLLEGRPRLGGLAFSFRRGDLTVDNGQHVYLRCCTAYRWFLDRVGAAGLAPLQDRLDVPVLDVGRPAGPRLGRLRRTNLPVPLHLAGGLAAYPHLSLAEKAGVGRAALALGRLDPADPALDDVSFADWLRRYGQSPRTVEALWDLVGVATLNATAENASMALAAMVFKTGLLSEPGAADIGWAAVPLGELHDTLARKALDAAGVRTELRAKATSLTRAEDGTWTVETESERIGADTVVLALPQRETHALLPAGAIEDQDRLLAIEDAPILNVHVVYDRRVLRRPFFAALGSPVQWVFDRTEPSGLRGGGQYLALSQSAAREEIDLPVAELRARYLPELERLFPAARGAGIRDFFVTRERTATFAPTPGTGRLRPGARTGLPGLALAGAWTATGWPATMEGAVRSGTTAATTALQGLRSPHEHPLQEAA, via the coding sequence ATGACCGGCACCGCACCGCTGCCCGCGCGCGCCGTGGTCGTCGGCGGCGGCCTCGCGGGCATTACCTCCGCCCTCCGCCTCGCCGACGCCGGGCTCGACGTGACCCTGCTCGAAGGCCGCCCCCGGCTCGGAGGGCTCGCCTTCTCCTTCCGCCGCGGCGACCTGACGGTCGACAACGGACAGCACGTCTATCTGCGCTGCTGCACCGCGTACCGCTGGTTCCTGGACCGCGTCGGCGCGGCCGGCCTCGCCCCGCTGCAGGACCGCCTCGACGTACCCGTGCTCGACGTGGGCCGCCCCGCCGGACCCCGGCTCGGAAGGCTGCGGCGCACCAACCTGCCCGTACCGCTGCACCTCGCGGGCGGGCTGGCCGCCTACCCGCACCTCTCGCTCGCCGAGAAGGCGGGCGTCGGCCGGGCCGCGCTCGCGCTCGGCCGGCTCGACCCGGCGGACCCCGCGCTGGACGACGTCAGCTTCGCCGACTGGCTGCGCCGGTACGGTCAGTCCCCGAGGACCGTCGAAGCCCTCTGGGACCTCGTGGGGGTCGCCACCCTGAACGCGACCGCCGAGAACGCCTCCATGGCGCTCGCCGCGATGGTCTTCAAGACCGGCCTGCTCTCCGAGCCCGGCGCCGCCGACATCGGATGGGCGGCCGTTCCGCTCGGCGAACTCCACGACACCCTCGCCCGCAAGGCCCTCGACGCCGCCGGAGTGCGCACCGAACTGCGCGCCAAGGCCACCTCGCTCACCCGGGCCGAGGACGGAACCTGGACGGTGGAGACCGAGAGCGAGCGGATCGGGGCCGACACCGTCGTCCTCGCTCTCCCGCAGCGGGAGACCCACGCGCTGCTGCCCGCCGGTGCCATCGAGGACCAGGACCGGCTGCTCGCCATCGAGGACGCCCCCATCCTCAACGTCCACGTCGTCTACGACCGCAGGGTCCTGCGCCGGCCGTTCTTCGCCGCCCTCGGCTCGCCGGTCCAGTGGGTCTTCGACCGTACCGAACCCTCCGGGCTCCGCGGCGGCGGACAGTACCTCGCACTGTCGCAGTCGGCCGCGAGGGAAGAGATCGACCTGCCCGTCGCCGAACTGCGCGCCCGCTACCTGCCCGAGCTGGAGCGTCTCTTCCCGGCGGCGAGGGGAGCGGGCATCCGCGACTTCTTCGTCACCCGCGAGCGCACCGCGACCTTCGCGCCGACCCCCGGCACCGGCCGGCTCCGCCCCGGAGCCCGTACGGGACTGCCGGGACTCGCCCTCGCGGGCGCGTGGACGGCGACCGGATGGCCCGCCACCATGGAGGGCGCCGTCCGCAGCGGAACCACCGCCGCCACAACAGCACTCCAGGGGCTCAGGAGCCCTCACGAACATCCGCTGCAGGAGGCGGCATGA
- a CDS encoding polyprenyl synthetase family protein, with product MSSTTGTRGESVTPANPAFDTVADTTDVTALLERGRALSAPVLRAAVDRLAPPMDTVAAYHFGWIDADGRPAEGDGGKAVRPALALLSAEAAGAPAEAGIPGAVAVELVHNFSLLHDDLMDGDEQRRHRDTVWKVHGPAQAILVGDALFALANELLLELGTVEAGRAARRLTTATRKLIDGQAQDISYEHRERVTVEECLEMEGNKTGALLACAVSIGAVLGGADDRTADTLEAYGYHLGLAFQAVDDLLGIWGDPESTGKQTWSDLRQRKKSLPVVAALAAGGPASERLGALLSADAKSSDFDSFSEEEFAARAALIEEAGGREWTAQEARRQHAVAIEALNGVDMPQEVRAQLTALADFVVVRKR from the coding sequence ATGAGCAGTACCACCGGAACAAGAGGAGAGTCAGTGACCCCGGCGAATCCGGCTTTCGACACCGTGGCGGACACCACGGACGTCACCGCGCTTCTGGAGCGCGGACGGGCCCTGTCAGCGCCGGTGCTGCGGGCTGCCGTGGACCGGCTCGCGCCGCCCATGGACACCGTGGCGGCCTACCACTTCGGCTGGATCGACGCCGACGGACGGCCCGCCGAGGGCGACGGCGGCAAGGCCGTGCGCCCCGCGCTCGCGCTGCTGTCGGCCGAGGCGGCCGGCGCACCCGCCGAGGCCGGCATCCCCGGCGCGGTCGCGGTCGAACTCGTGCACAACTTCTCGCTGCTGCACGACGACCTGATGGACGGCGACGAACAGCGCCGCCACCGCGACACGGTCTGGAAGGTGCACGGCCCGGCCCAGGCGATCCTCGTCGGCGACGCGCTGTTCGCGCTGGCCAACGAACTCCTCCTGGAGCTCGGCACCGTGGAGGCGGGGCGTGCGGCGCGCCGCCTGACCACCGCCACCCGCAAGCTCATCGACGGGCAGGCGCAGGACATCTCCTACGAGCACCGCGAGCGGGTCACCGTCGAGGAGTGCCTGGAGATGGAGGGCAACAAGACCGGCGCGCTCCTCGCCTGCGCCGTCTCCATCGGTGCGGTGCTCGGCGGCGCCGACGACCGCACCGCCGACACCCTGGAGGCCTACGGCTACCACCTGGGCCTCGCCTTCCAGGCCGTCGACGACCTGCTCGGCATCTGGGGCGACCCGGAGTCCACCGGCAAGCAGACCTGGAGCGACCTGCGCCAGCGCAAGAAGTCGCTGCCGGTGGTCGCCGCCCTCGCCGCGGGAGGCCCGGCCTCCGAGCGGCTCGGCGCGCTGCTGTCCGCCGATGCCAAGAGCAGCGATTTCGACAGCTTCTCCGAAGAGGAGTTCGCCGCCCGCGCGGCACTCATCGAGGAGGCGGGCGGCCGCGAGTGGACCGCCCAGGAGGCCCGCCGTCAGCACGCCGTCGCCATCGAGGCGCTGAACGGTGTCGACATGCCACAGGAAGTACGGGCGCAGCTCACCGCGCTCGCCGATTTCGTCGTCGTCCGAAAGAGATGA
- the shc gene encoding squalene--hopene cyclase yields MTATTDGSTGAAHPRTVPGDPTDTTITADDVLDAARRAAERSVEHLLGRQDEQGWWKGDLATNVTMDAEDLLLRQFLGIQDPDTLRAAALFVRGEQLGDGTWATFYGGPSDLSATIEAYVALRLAGDRPDEPHMARAAAWVRDQGGIAASRVFTRIWLALFGWWKWDDLPQLPPELMFFPSWVPLNIYDFGCWARQTIVPLTIVSAKRPVRPAPFSLDELHTDPSRPNPPVRKASPVSWDGVFQRLDKALHLYHRVAPRRLRRIAMNAAARWIIERQESDGCWGGIQPPAVYSVIALHLLGYDLDHPVMRAGLASLDRFAVRRPDGARMIEACQSPVWDTCLATIALADAGLSPDHPALVKAADWMLAEEIVRPGDWAVRRPQLPPGGWAFEFHNDNYPDIDDTAEVVLALRRVRHPEPDRVEAAIERGVRWTVGMQSRGGAWGAFDADNTSPFPNRLPFCDFGEVIDPPSADVTGHVVEMMAYEGRAGDPSARRGVDWLLAQQDASGAWFGRWGVNYVYGTGSVVPALVAAGLPDSHPAVRRAVRWLESVQNDDGGWGEDLRSYQDSKWIGRGESTASQTAWALLALLAAGERENPAATRGVNFLTRTQRADGSWDEPYFTGTGFPWDFSINYHLYRQVFPLTALGRYVHGDPLVARVASPAGI; encoded by the coding sequence ATGACAGCGACGACCGACGGAAGCACCGGGGCTGCGCACCCTCGCACGGTCCCGGGCGATCCGACCGACACAACCATCACGGCGGACGACGTCCTGGACGCCGCCCGGCGGGCCGCGGAACGCTCCGTCGAGCATCTCCTCGGCAGACAGGACGAGCAGGGCTGGTGGAAGGGCGACCTGGCCACCAACGTCACCATGGACGCGGAAGACCTGCTGCTGCGTCAGTTCCTCGGCATCCAGGACCCCGACACCCTCAGGGCCGCCGCCCTCTTCGTCCGCGGCGAGCAACTGGGCGACGGCACCTGGGCCACCTTCTACGGCGGCCCGAGCGACCTCTCCGCCACCATCGAGGCGTACGTGGCGCTGCGGCTGGCCGGTGACCGGCCGGACGAGCCGCACATGGCCAGGGCCGCCGCCTGGGTACGGGACCAGGGCGGCATCGCCGCCTCCCGCGTGTTCACCCGGATCTGGCTCGCCCTCTTCGGCTGGTGGAAGTGGGACGACCTCCCGCAGCTCCCGCCCGAGCTGATGTTCTTTCCTTCCTGGGTACCTCTCAATATCTATGACTTCGGCTGCTGGGCCCGCCAGACCATTGTTCCGCTGACCATCGTCTCGGCGAAGCGGCCCGTACGGCCGGCTCCGTTCTCCCTCGACGAACTGCACACCGACCCGTCCCGGCCCAACCCGCCCGTGCGCAAGGCCTCTCCGGTCAGCTGGGACGGCGTCTTCCAGCGGCTCGACAAGGCGCTGCACCTCTACCACCGGGTCGCGCCGCGCCGGTTGCGCCGGATCGCGATGAACGCCGCCGCCCGGTGGATCATCGAGCGTCAGGAGAGCGACGGCTGCTGGGGCGGGATCCAGCCCCCCGCCGTCTACTCCGTGATCGCCCTCCATCTGCTCGGCTACGACCTCGACCACCCGGTGATGCGCGCCGGGCTCGCCTCGCTGGACCGGTTCGCCGTACGGCGTCCGGACGGCGCGCGCATGATCGAGGCGTGCCAGTCCCCGGTGTGGGACACCTGTCTGGCGACCATCGCCCTCGCCGACGCCGGGCTCTCCCCGGACCACCCCGCGCTGGTCAAGGCGGCCGACTGGATGCTGGCCGAGGAGATCGTGCGGCCGGGTGACTGGGCCGTGCGCAGGCCTCAACTCCCGCCGGGAGGATGGGCGTTCGAGTTCCACAACGACAACTACCCGGACATCGACGACACCGCGGAGGTCGTCCTCGCACTGCGCCGGGTCCGGCACCCCGAACCCGACAGGGTGGAGGCCGCCATCGAGCGCGGGGTGCGCTGGACGGTCGGCATGCAGTCGCGCGGGGGAGCCTGGGGCGCCTTCGACGCGGACAACACCAGCCCGTTCCCCAACCGGCTGCCGTTCTGCGACTTCGGTGAGGTGATCGATCCGCCCTCCGCCGACGTCACCGGTCATGTCGTGGAGATGATGGCCTACGAGGGGCGTGCCGGCGATCCGAGCGCCCGGCGCGGAGTTGACTGGCTCCTCGCCCAACAGGACGCCAGCGGTGCCTGGTTCGGCCGCTGGGGCGTCAACTACGTCTACGGAACCGGGTCGGTGGTTCCGGCGCTGGTTGCCGCCGGACTGCCCGACTCCCACCCGGCCGTCCGCAGGGCCGTGCGCTGGCTGGAGTCCGTCCAGAACGACGACGGCGGCTGGGGCGAGGACCTGCGCTCCTACCAGGACAGCAAGTGGATCGGCCGGGGCGAGTCGACGGCCTCGCAGACCGCCTGGGCCCTGCTCGCCCTGCTGGCCGCCGGAGAGCGCGAGAACCCCGCCGCCACCAGGGGCGTCAACTTCCTGACCCGCACCCAGCGGGCGGACGGCTCCTGGGACGAGCCGTACTTCACCGGGACCGGCTTCCCCTGGGACTTCTCCATCAACTACCACCTCTACCGCCAGGTCTTCCCGCTCACCGCGCTCGGGCGCTACGTGCACGGGGACCCGCTCGTGGCCCGGGTCGCGAGCCCGGCGGGGATCTGA
- a CDS encoding 1-hydroxy-2-methyl-2-butenyl 4-diphosphate reductase, translating to MGGPRPSGGPPPSLLVACALGIEQFALRSGPRGGGPVTVLRTGMGPKAAETALGRALAREETRGAAVVASGFCAGLASGMHPGDLVVAEETRSVHGTTACDGVSVLVDAVSRLFPGRTVHTGPLTGSDHVVRGAERAALAATGAIAVDMESAATLSTALRHGPRPVAAVRVVVDAPEHELVRVATVRGGISAFRVLRAVLPAFHEWHRSLLLPRR from the coding sequence ATGGGCGGGCCCCGGCCCTCCGGCGGACCGCCGCCCTCGCTGCTCGTCGCCTGCGCGCTCGGCATCGAGCAGTTCGCCCTGCGGAGCGGTCCGCGGGGCGGCGGTCCCGTCACCGTCCTGCGGACGGGGATGGGACCGAAGGCGGCCGAGACCGCGCTCGGGCGCGCCCTGGCGCGGGAGGAGACGCGCGGCGCCGCCGTCGTCGCCTCCGGATTCTGTGCCGGCCTCGCGTCCGGGATGCACCCGGGCGACCTGGTCGTCGCCGAGGAGACCAGGTCCGTGCACGGGACCACCGCCTGCGACGGGGTGTCCGTGCTGGTCGACGCGGTGTCCCGGCTCTTTCCCGGCCGGACCGTGCACACCGGCCCTCTGACCGGCTCCGACCATGTCGTGAGGGGCGCCGAGCGGGCGGCCCTCGCGGCGACCGGGGCCATCGCCGTGGACATGGAGTCCGCGGCGACCCTCAGTACCGCTCTGCGTCACGGACCACGCCCGGTTGCGGCCGTACGGGTGGTCGTGGACGCTCCAGAGCATGAGCTCGTCCGGGTTGCCACGGTACGCGGTGGAATATCGGCTTTCCGCGTTCTTCGTGCCGTCCTGCCGGCTTTTCATGAATGGCACCGATCTTTGTTGCTCCCCCGGAGGTGA
- the hpnH gene encoding adenosyl-hopene transferase HpnH, whose product MAMPLRQTIKVATYLAEQKIRKREKFPLIVELEPLFACNLACEGCGKIQHPAGVLKQRMPVAQAVGAVLESGAPMVSIAGGEPLMHPQIDEIVRQLVAKKKYVFLCTNAMLLRKKIEKFTPSRYFAFAVHIDGLRERHDESVAKEGVFDEAVAAIKEAKRRGFRVTTNSTFFNTDTPQTIIEVLNYLNDDLQVDEMMISPAYAYEKAPDQEHFLGVEQTRELFKKTFAGGNRARWRLNHSPLFLDFLEGKADFPCTAWAIPNYSLFGWQRPCYLMSDGYVPTYRQLIEETDWDKYGRGKDPRCANCMAHCGYEPTAVLATMGSLKESLRAARETVTGNR is encoded by the coding sequence ATGGCCATGCCGCTCCGCCAAACCATCAAGGTGGCGACGTACCTTGCCGAACAGAAGATCCGCAAGCGGGAGAAGTTTCCGCTGATCGTCGAGCTGGAGCCCCTGTTCGCCTGCAATCTCGCCTGCGAGGGCTGCGGGAAGATCCAGCACCCCGCCGGGGTGCTCAAGCAGCGCATGCCGGTCGCGCAGGCGGTCGGAGCTGTCCTCGAATCCGGTGCCCCGATGGTCTCCATCGCCGGTGGAGAACCGTTGATGCACCCTCAGATCGACGAGATCGTGCGGCAGTTGGTGGCCAAGAAGAAGTACGTGTTCCTCTGCACCAATGCCATGCTGCTGCGCAAGAAGATCGAGAAGTTCACCCCCTCCCGGTACTTCGCCTTCGCCGTCCACATCGACGGGCTGCGCGAGCGGCACGACGAATCCGTGGCCAAGGAGGGCGTGTTCGACGAGGCGGTCGCGGCGATCAAGGAAGCCAAGAGACGAGGTTTCCGGGTCACCACCAACTCCACCTTCTTCAACACCGACACCCCCCAGACCATCATCGAGGTACTCAACTACCTCAACGACGACCTGCAGGTCGACGAGATGATGATCTCCCCCGCGTACGCCTACGAGAAGGCGCCCGACCAGGAACACTTCCTCGGCGTGGAACAGACCCGAGAACTCTTCAAGAAGACGTTCGCGGGCGGCAACCGGGCCCGCTGGCGGCTCAACCACTCGCCGCTCTTCCTCGACTTCCTGGAGGGCAAGGCGGACTTCCCCTGCACCGCCTGGGCCATCCCGAACTACTCCCTCTTCGGCTGGCAGCGCCCCTGCTACCTGATGAGCGACGGGTACGTCCCCACGTACCGGCAGCTCATCGAGGAGACCGACTGGGACAAGTACGGCCGCGGCAAGGACCCGCGCTGCGCCAACTGCATGGCGCACTGCGGCTACGAACCCACCGCCGTGCTCGCCACGATGGGGTCGCTCAAGGAATCGCTGCGCGCGGCCCGGGAGACGGTCACGGGCAACCGGTAA